A stretch of Fundicoccus culcitae DNA encodes these proteins:
- a CDS encoding LysR family transcriptional regulator: MDMNLQKYVALVKTVELGSFTQAADVLNYSQSGISRMINDLEKEAGLILLERNRAGLRLTSEGLSIYPHIKKLTEDYELLENQINALNGLEDGLISIGTFSSVATHWLPTIIKNFQQDYPKIEFELLLGDYSEIEKWIIEGRVDFGFVRLPTVTQMETEFLANDDHMMILPSNHRLANSKYPYFPMKELATEVFILLEKDGDSDVLDQFAQMGVQPNIRFRTWDDYAVMAMVESGLGISLLPRLILQRIPYQVVIKPLEKPILRKIGLAYKNKNRLTLASKTFFNYIDVASLHP, from the coding sequence ATGGATATGAATTTACAAAAATATGTGGCTTTGGTTAAGACGGTTGAATTAGGAAGCTTTACGCAAGCGGCAGATGTTTTAAACTATTCCCAATCAGGTATTAGTCGTATGATTAACGACTTGGAAAAAGAAGCTGGTTTAATCCTGTTAGAACGGAATCGTGCAGGTTTGCGGCTAACATCTGAAGGCTTAAGCATCTACCCACACATAAAAAAATTAACCGAAGATTATGAGCTGTTAGAAAATCAAATTAACGCATTGAATGGTTTAGAAGACGGGTTGATAAGCATCGGAACTTTTTCAAGCGTTGCCACCCATTGGTTGCCAACCATCATAAAAAACTTTCAGCAAGACTATCCTAAAATTGAGTTTGAACTATTATTAGGCGATTATTCTGAAATTGAGAAGTGGATAATTGAAGGTCGTGTCGACTTTGGTTTTGTCCGTTTACCTACAGTAACGCAAATGGAAACAGAATTTTTAGCGAATGATGATCATATGATGATACTCCCCAGCAATCATCGGCTGGCAAATAGTAAATATCCCTATTTCCCGATGAAGGAATTAGCCACAGAGGTATTTATTTTATTAGAAAAAGACGGTGATTCCGATGTTCTCGATCAATTCGCGCAGATGGGTGTACAACCTAATATACGTTTTCGAACATGGGATGATTATGCCGTTATGGCTATGGTTGAAAGTGGTTTAGGTATTAGTCTGTTGCCTCGCCTTATTTTACAGCGCATCCCATACCAAGTAGTCATAAAACCATTAGAAAAGCCAATCCTCCGTAAAATCGGATTGGCCTATAAGAATAAAAACCGCTTAACCCTAGCGAGCAAAACCTTTTTCAACTATATCGATGTCGCGTCTTTACATCCTTGA
- a CDS encoding branched-chain amino acid aminotransferase → MILYRKDDTMTQVTPETIKWDDLDFGYIDTGKKYRAYYKDGKWSKGQIETNKDITISEASTALHYGQQAFEGLKAYKTKTGDIQLFRPELNARRMIDSANKLLMPAYPEEDFVEAIHEVVKANAAWVPPYGSGATLYIRPLLIGIGDIVGVQPAKEYLFSIFVTPVGLYFKGGLKPSKFVVSDYDRAAPLGTGANKVGGNYASSYQPGKLAKDQGYSDAIYLDPTTHTKIEEVGSANFYGIKNNTFITPKSPSILPSITKRSLLWLAENRLGMAVEEGDIYLDDLKHFSEAGAMGTAAVISPIASITHQDREYKFHSETEPGPVTKKLYDELTGIQFGTVEAPEGWIQVVKVD, encoded by the coding sequence ATGATTTTATACCGAAAGGATGATACGATGACACAAGTGACGCCAGAAACCATTAAATGGGATGATTTAGATTTTGGATATATCGATACCGGCAAAAAATACCGTGCCTATTATAAAGATGGGAAATGGTCTAAAGGACAAATTGAAACCAATAAAGATATAACCATCTCTGAAGCTTCTACTGCCCTTCATTATGGCCAACAAGCATTCGAAGGTTTAAAAGCATATAAAACCAAAACGGGTGACATCCAATTATTCCGACCAGAACTTAATGCACGACGAATGATTGATTCAGCAAATAAATTATTAATGCCCGCTTACCCTGAAGAAGATTTTGTTGAAGCAATACATGAAGTAGTTAAAGCCAATGCCGCATGGGTCCCACCTTACGGAAGTGGCGCGACCCTTTATATTAGACCACTATTAATTGGGATAGGTGATATTGTCGGCGTCCAACCTGCTAAAGAGTATTTATTTTCTATTTTTGTGACGCCTGTCGGTCTTTATTTCAAAGGCGGCTTGAAACCCTCTAAGTTTGTCGTGAGTGACTACGATCGAGCAGCCCCATTAGGAACTGGCGCTAATAAAGTTGGAGGTAATTATGCAAGTAGCTATCAACCGGGTAAGTTAGCCAAAGACCAAGGCTATAGTGACGCTATTTACCTTGATCCAACTACGCATACAAAAATTGAAGAAGTTGGGTCAGCTAATTTCTATGGCATTAAAAACAATACTTTTATCACACCTAAATCACCTTCCATTCTGCCGAGCATTACTAAACGATCACTATTATGGTTAGCCGAGAATCGTTTAGGTATGGCAGTGGAAGAAGGCGATATTTATTTAGATGATCTAAAACACTTTAGTGAAGCGGGTGCCATGGGAACGGCTGCTGTCATTTCACCAATTGCTTCAATTACCCATCAAGACCGTGAATACAAATTCCATTCTGAAACTGAGCCGGGTCCAGTGACGAAAAAACTCTATGACGAATTAACGGGGATTCAATTTGGAACGGTTGAAGCACCTGAAGGTTGGATTCAGGTGGTGAAAGTTGATTAA
- a CDS encoding alpha/beta fold hydrolase — MKWSKIVIGLIVLYLFVQYFRMRNARQTIQAELDAMPVQTAELSYGKMTFIDNKRENAEVILSLHGLYGGYDQAYNNVENFSKDFRIIAPSRFGYLASDVKNDGSPHDQAEAIIELLDYLEIPQINIIGTSAGGTPALRLALDYPERVKTVILYSSASPAAEKPTEKSARLGPPSFLNNDYLMWLLSPMFEPIMGMDPNTINWMLPLDQRRVGADIDASITNPDMLDRFDQYPIESLQVPVLIIHAKDDKVASYEAVAQSLHRYPDLTTKIFETGGHLLVGHEADVESTVKEFIENKKIRMY, encoded by the coding sequence ATGAAGTGGAGCAAAATCGTCATCGGATTAATTGTGTTATATCTCTTCGTTCAATATTTTCGGATGCGCAATGCGCGCCAAACAATTCAAGCGGAGCTTGATGCTATGCCGGTTCAAACGGCGGAATTAAGTTATGGGAAAATGACCTTTATTGATAACAAACGCGAAAATGCCGAAGTGATTTTATCGCTGCATGGTTTATATGGTGGTTACGACCAAGCGTACAACAATGTCGAAAATTTCAGTAAGGATTTCCGTATAATTGCTCCCAGTCGGTTTGGTTATCTTGCTAGCGATGTTAAAAACGATGGTAGCCCGCACGACCAAGCGGAAGCGATCATTGAACTCCTCGATTATCTGGAAATCCCTCAAATAAATATCATTGGGACATCCGCCGGTGGAACGCCTGCTTTAAGACTAGCGTTGGATTATCCCGAACGTGTTAAAACGGTTATTCTTTACAGTTCGGCTTCACCCGCAGCGGAAAAACCGACTGAAAAATCAGCTCGGCTTGGACCACCCTCATTTCTAAACAATGATTATTTAATGTGGTTGCTGTCACCGATGTTTGAGCCAATTATGGGCATGGATCCTAATACCATTAACTGGATGTTGCCTCTCGATCAAAGACGAGTTGGGGCTGATATTGATGCCTCTATCACCAACCCAGATATGCTCGATCGCTTCGACCAATATCCGATTGAATCACTACAAGTCCCAGTTTTAATCATTCATGCAAAAGACGATAAAGTTGCATCCTACGAGGCAGTTGCTCAATCACTTCATCGGTATCCAGACTTAACCACAAAAATCTTTGAAACAGGGGGGCATTTATTAGTTGGCCATGAAGCAGACGTTGAATCGACCGTCAAGGAATTTATTGAAAATAAAAAAATCCGAATGTATTAA
- a CDS encoding TetR/AcrR family transcriptional regulator — MESTKERITYAALQLFAEKGYQTVTVKEIADKVNIKAPSLYKHFKNKQEIFTSCKDLFYHRMHEVHDQLHMPDSTRPAFAYQSATTQKIIEIAENLFEFYLTDEVAANFRKILLIERYHNKELNQMYEEIFIDGAIDYEEKVFAELVEQGAFKKTEPHLLAIKFYAPIYFLIQKYEQRTESIEEGKEALKQVIIEFCQLYSNKEG; from the coding sequence ATGGAATCCACTAAAGAACGCATTACCTATGCTGCTTTACAACTTTTTGCAGAGAAAGGCTATCAAACAGTGACGGTGAAAGAAATTGCTGATAAGGTCAACATTAAAGCGCCGTCGTTGTACAAGCATTTCAAAAATAAGCAGGAGATATTTACTTCCTGTAAAGATTTGTTTTATCACAGGATGCATGAAGTGCATGATCAATTACACATGCCCGATTCGACCCGACCAGCTTTTGCTTATCAAAGTGCAACAACGCAAAAAATTATCGAGATAGCTGAAAATTTATTTGAATTTTATTTGACGGATGAGGTTGCAGCCAATTTTAGGAAGATATTATTGATTGAACGCTACCATAATAAGGAATTAAATCAAATGTATGAGGAGATATTTATTGATGGGGCGATTGACTATGAGGAGAAGGTTTTTGCTGAATTAGTTGAGCAAGGGGCATTTAAAAAGACGGAACCACACTTATTAGCCATAAAATTTTACGCACCCATCTACTTTTTGATTCAAAAATATGAGCAACGGACAGAGTCGATTGAAGAGGGGAAAGAAGCATTAAAGCAAGTCATAATAGAATTTTGCCAGCTATATAGTAATAAGGAAGGGTAG
- the tnpB gene encoding IS66 family insertion sequence element accessory protein TnpB — MIDFTIPETLYLMPRDSPANQDRQRLCTLIQSSSAFKPDHTAAYLFCNSRRNILRIIYWDGFRFTDLVYRLERGGFVWPYTEPKFMEISLQQLERLLRGDTLNPPLETSYIFNK, encoded by the coding sequence ATGATTGATTTTACAATTCCTGAAACACTTTATCTAATGCCTCGTGATTCGCCAGCTAACCAAGATCGCCAACGTCTATGCACTTTGATTCAATCTAGTTCTGCTTTTAAACCTGATCATACCGCAGCCTATCTTTTTTGTAATTCTCGAAGAAACATTCTGCGAATCATCTATTGGGATGGTTTTAGATTTACTGACTTAGTTTATCGATTGGAACGAGGGGGATTCGTTTGGCCATACACCGAACCGAAATTTATGGAAATTTCTCTTCAACAATTAGAACGTCTTTTACGAGGTGATACCTTGAACCCGCCTTTAGAAACCTCTTATATTTTCAATAAATAA
- the tnpC gene encoding IS66 family transposase, producing MTENELIGLGISEILEKFNQLESELEAANIKIELMRQDLATYQIMTYSPRRETMISEGQTNLFTDPSEDISEVISHEEYSKPEPPVVEKSEKKTTKDSKPREKSVGRKDEILNQYVQEDVYHYLPDEEQVCHDCHHPLKLIGPAQVQQELVFVPAHFKCVNHHQMSYKCDHCSSQEDKDQFVKSELPSLPFVNSFGSASVVAETIYQKYELKVPAYRQENHWRKLLLPLSRTTICRWHIKACEYYLGFIYRALHDEILTHDIAHMDETTFRVLESDKQKTFYWILQSSQHHDHKVVYFSHQDGRGSDKFKEVIGSFEGTIHCDMYAVYRSADESTENLELAGCWAHLRRKFFEASRVSKGLPKTTADEILTMINTIFRKEREWKELSIEERFKKRQFILKRLMDNLFNYIDQCAANTILKDKLSKAFSYAKEYKAYFYNVLKDGRLELSNNAAERSIRTVVMGRNNYKFAATFNGAQAGAVILSLIETAKLHGLDAKQYIQYLLTHLPNESDLATAKLDQYMPWSNEIKEACSAQTVIGDVVEEKTA from the coding sequence ATGACCGAAAACGAACTTATTGGATTAGGAATTTCAGAAATTTTAGAAAAATTCAATCAATTAGAATCCGAACTTGAAGCTGCGAATATAAAGATTGAACTTATGCGTCAAGACCTCGCAACCTATCAAATAATGACTTATAGCCCTCGAAGAGAAACGATGATTTCGGAAGGACAAACGAATCTCTTCACGGATCCTTCCGAAGATATCTCGGAAGTTATCTCTCATGAGGAATATTCTAAACCAGAGCCCCCAGTTGTAGAAAAATCTGAAAAAAAAACAACAAAAGACTCCAAGCCGCGCGAAAAATCCGTCGGAAGAAAAGATGAGATTCTCAATCAGTATGTTCAAGAAGATGTCTATCATTACTTACCTGATGAAGAACAAGTCTGTCATGATTGTCACCATCCATTAAAATTAATTGGTCCAGCTCAAGTACAACAAGAACTTGTGTTTGTTCCTGCTCATTTCAAATGTGTTAATCATCATCAAATGAGCTATAAGTGTGACCACTGCTCATCACAAGAGGATAAAGATCAATTTGTAAAATCTGAACTCCCTTCACTTCCTTTTGTGAATAGCTTTGGGTCGGCTTCTGTCGTTGCAGAGACGATTTATCAAAAATATGAATTAAAAGTGCCAGCTTACCGCCAAGAAAATCATTGGAGAAAATTGTTATTACCTTTATCACGAACCACTATTTGTCGTTGGCATATTAAAGCCTGTGAGTATTATTTAGGCTTTATTTATCGTGCACTCCATGATGAAATACTCACGCATGATATTGCGCATATGGATGAGACCACCTTCCGTGTCCTAGAAAGTGACAAGCAAAAAACTTTTTATTGGATACTTCAAAGCTCGCAACATCATGACCATAAAGTCGTGTATTTCTCCCACCAAGATGGGCGTGGAAGTGATAAGTTTAAGGAAGTCATTGGTAGCTTCGAAGGGACGATACACTGTGATATGTATGCGGTCTATCGCAGTGCTGATGAGTCAACCGAGAACCTAGAGTTGGCAGGTTGTTGGGCACATCTAAGGCGAAAATTCTTTGAAGCGAGTAGAGTTTCCAAAGGATTACCTAAGACAACAGCCGATGAGATTCTCACTATGATAAATACTATCTTTAGAAAGGAACGTGAATGGAAAGAGTTATCCATTGAGGAACGATTTAAGAAAAGGCAATTCATTCTTAAACGATTAATGGACAATCTCTTCAACTACATTGATCAGTGTGCTGCCAACACCATCCTGAAAGACAAACTGAGTAAAGCGTTTAGTTATGCCAAAGAGTATAAAGCGTATTTCTACAACGTTTTAAAGGATGGGCGCTTAGAGCTTAGTAATAATGCAGCAGAACGCTCCATACGCACTGTAGTGATGGGACGAAATAATTATAAATTTGCGGCTACTTTTAACGGTGCTCAAGCAGGTGCAGTTATTCTCTCACTGATTGAGACAGCTAAATTACATGGTTTAGACGCAAAACAATACATTCAGTATCTTCTGACACACCTACCGAATGAGAGTGATTTAGCGACAGCTAAATTAGATCAATATATGCCTTGGTCTAATGAAATCAAAGAAGCCTGTTCGGCACAAACGGTTATTGGTGATGTTGTTGAAGAAAAAACAGCTTAA
- a CDS encoding YwbE family protein, with translation MDGTKRANIEIGATVKVVQKQDQRTGKLTEGVVAKILTNSPTHPHGIKVMLADGTVGRVKE, from the coding sequence ATGGATGGAACAAAACGAGCTAATATTGAAATTGGAGCAACCGTTAAAGTTGTGCAAAAACAGGATCAACGAACAGGTAAATTAACGGAAGGCGTGGTCGCAAAAATTCTGACGAATTCACCGACACATCCCCATGGAATCAAAGTTATGTTAGCCGATGGAACGGTTGGGCGTGTTAAGGAATAA
- the proC gene encoding pyrroline-5-carboxylate reductase, with the protein MRGNIGFIGAGNMGQAIMGGILASKLVTAKEIVVFDRYQTTLDAVKTTYDITAVNSEIEVVEQAEIIILAVKPNTLADVLVTVKDAVTPDKIIVSIAGGKSLTFLSKYLPENTKIIRVMPNTPAMVGEGMSALCVNDWITRADEAEVLSIFESFGKAKIMDEGLIDAVTGVSGASPAFVYMFIEALADGAVALGMSRADAYTFAAQTVLGSAKMVLETGKHPGELKDMVTSPAGSTIEGVKILEDNKFRSAVMNAVIAVGEKNANM; encoded by the coding sequence ATGCGAGGAAACATTGGATTTATCGGAGCTGGGAATATGGGACAGGCGATTATGGGAGGAATATTGGCTTCTAAATTGGTAACTGCCAAGGAAATCGTGGTATTCGATCGCTACCAAACGACCTTAGATGCTGTAAAAACGACATACGACATCACGGCTGTGAATAGCGAAATTGAAGTGGTCGAACAAGCGGAAATTATTATTTTAGCGGTTAAACCGAATACGCTGGCGGATGTTTTAGTCACGGTGAAAGATGCTGTCACCCCCGACAAAATAATCGTTTCAATTGCCGGAGGCAAATCCCTAACCTTTTTAAGTAAATATCTCCCTGAAAACACTAAAATTATCCGTGTGATGCCAAATACTCCTGCCATGGTGGGTGAGGGTATGTCGGCTTTATGTGTCAATGATTGGATAACGCGTGCAGACGAGGCAGAGGTTCTAAGCATTTTTGAATCATTTGGAAAAGCTAAAATTATGGATGAAGGTTTAATTGATGCGGTAACAGGCGTCAGCGGGGCATCGCCGGCTTTTGTTTATATGTTTATTGAAGCTTTAGCAGATGGGGCGGTTGCTTTGGGCATGTCGCGTGCAGATGCATATACTTTTGCGGCCCAAACGGTTTTAGGATCTGCAAAAATGGTCTTGGAAACAGGCAAACATCCAGGCGAATTGAAAGACATGGTAACTTCTCCAGCTGGGTCTACGATTGAAGGGGTTAAAATTTTAGAAGACAATAAGTTTCGCTCTGCGGTAATGAATGCAGTGATTGCTGTTGGCGAAAAGAATGCAAACATGTAA
- a CDS encoding Gfo/Idh/MocA family protein translates to MINWGIIGAGNIAHRFAKSLESVEGARLYAVARRTLAKAEAFKAMHPCDVAYGDYQALLDDQAVDAVYIALPHLLHYEWIEKAILAGKAVLCEKPATMNVEEMTRVKALADKHQVFFMEAMKSRFTPAYQAAKASVLAGDIGEIEGITTSLCRVFLEEEATYHYEADQGGCLLDMGIYNAAFIEDFIDGPLQINEVDSIETEDDVEIYINAIFYSDEKEYVLESAFDRETETVAVISGSKGILRVPDFHRPQRYELITEGSTQVFDIPYIVDDFYGEIQHVVNLLEAGKLESPIMPMQASINAIAIIEQIKTLIRL, encoded by the coding sequence ATGATTAATTGGGGAATTATTGGAGCGGGGAATATTGCACATCGCTTTGCGAAAAGTTTAGAGTCCGTAGAAGGGGCAAGACTGTATGCGGTGGCAAGGCGTACGTTGGCTAAAGCCGAGGCTTTTAAGGCGATGCATCCATGTGACGTTGCTTATGGTGATTATCAAGCATTATTAGACGATCAGGCAGTGGACGCTGTTTATATTGCGTTGCCACACTTATTGCATTATGAATGGATTGAAAAAGCGATTTTAGCGGGTAAGGCTGTCTTGTGTGAAAAACCTGCGACCATGAATGTTGAGGAAATGACGCGGGTCAAGGCGTTAGCTGATAAACACCAAGTATTTTTTATGGAAGCGATGAAAAGTCGCTTTACACCGGCTTATCAAGCCGCCAAAGCTAGCGTTTTGGCGGGCGATATTGGTGAAATTGAAGGCATAACGACGTCGCTTTGTCGCGTGTTCCTCGAAGAGGAAGCCACTTACCATTACGAGGCGGACCAAGGTGGCTGCCTACTCGATATGGGTATCTATAATGCGGCATTTATTGAAGATTTTATCGATGGGCCCTTGCAAATCAATGAAGTTGATAGTATTGAGACGGAAGATGATGTAGAAATTTATATCAACGCGATATTTTATAGTGATGAGAAAGAGTATGTCTTAGAATCTGCTTTTGATCGGGAAACGGAGACAGTGGCTGTTATTAGTGGTAGTAAAGGCATCCTTCGCGTGCCGGATTTTCATCGGCCACAGCGCTATGAGTTGATTACAGAGGGGTCAACGCAAGTCTTTGATATACCTTATATTGTTGATGATTTTTATGGTGAAATTCAACATGTTGTTAATTTGTTGGAAGCAGGAAAGTTGGAAAGTCCGATTATGCCAATGCAGGCATCAATAAATGCTATTGCGATTATCGAACAAATAAAAACACTGATACGACTTTGA